The nucleotide window CCGCTTGTACGCGAGGTCGCCGCCCTTCGTCCGGGCGGAGCCGGTGATGGACTTTCCGGCCACGACGATGTTCCCGAGCGGGGCCGCGTACGTCATGATCGCGTTGCGCCGGTTCTTCTGGTCGTTCGCGAGCGCCGTGCCCTCGTAGAACTGCACCCAGGTCGCCCTGACCAACAGGGCGAGCACGAGCAGCAGGGTGAAGACGGCGGTCCGCCTGATCGTCTTGTTCATCGCACTCGGTCAGACGAGCGAGATGCGGGCGGCCGTTCCCTTCCACCCGGTTTTCTTATGGGGTCCTCAGGAAACCGGGGTCGCTCTCAGGGTTGCCCCCGAGGGCTTTGAGGGGCCCGGGTCAGAGTCTGCGGGTCGCCAGCGTCAGCCGGTCGCGGGCGTCGAACAGGGCGTCCTTGACCAGTTGTTCATGGGCCGGGGTCAGCCGGGCCACCGGTACCGAGCAGCTGATCGCGTCACGGGCCGGCGTGCGGTACGGGATCGCCACGCCGAAGCAGCGCAGCCCCAGCGTGTTCTCCTCGCGGTCGACGGAGAAGCCCTGCTCGCGGATCTGGCGCAGCTCCTCGATGAGCTTCTCGCGGTCGGTGATCGTGTGCTCGGTCAGCGCCGGAAGGGTCTCCGGGAGCAGCTTGCGGACCTGCTCGTCGGTGTGGGTGGCGAGCAACGCCTTGCCGAGCGAGGTGGAGTGCGCGGGCAGTCGGCGGCCGACGCGGGTGAAGGGGCGCAGATAGTGCTGGGACTGGCGGGTGGCCAGATAGACCACGTTCGTGCCGTCGAGCCGGGCGAGGTGGATGGTCTCCGTGGTGTCGTCCGAGAGCCGGTCGAGCGTCGGCCGGGCCAGCGTCACCACCTCGTCCCCGTCGATGTACGACGTACCGACCAGCAGTGCCCGGACGCCGATGCCGTACCGCGTGCCCGTCGCGTCCGTCTCGACCCAGCCCAGCTCGACGAGGGTGCGCAGCAGCATGTAGAGGCTGGACTTGGGATAGCCGACGGCCTCCTGTACTGCGGCCAGGGAGTGCATTCCGGGGCGCCCGGCGAAGTATTCGAGCAGCTCAACGGTCCGCACCGCCGACTTGACCTGCGCTCCGCCGCCCGTCTCGACTGCCGACATCGCCCTTGACCCCTTCGTTCGGCGGGAAATAGTCTCCAACAGCATATTCATCATCAGAGACGGCGTTCAGCATATCGAACGACCTGGTGAATGACCCAGTTATACGTGAAGGGACCCGTGGTGGCAGCAGCACCAGTCTGGAGTGTCGACCCCCGTACCGGGAAGCAGCGCGAGCAGGTTGCGGTGGAGGCCACAGCCCAGGAGGTGGACGCCGCCGTCCGCGCGGCGCACGCCGCCCGTGGTGCCCTCGCCGACCGCACGGTCCGCGCCGCCTTCCTGCGCACCGCCGCCGACCAGCTCCAGGCGGCCAAGGACCAGCTCGTCGAGGCCGCCGACGCGGAGACCGCGCTCGGCCCGGTCCGGCTCACCGGGGAGCTGGCCCGCACCTGCTTCCAGCTGCGGGCCTTCGCGGACATCGTCGACGAGGGCGCCTTCCTCGACGTGGTGATCAACCACCCCGACGACACCGCGACCCCGCCGATCCCCGACCTGCGCCGCTACAAGGTGCCGCTGGGCGTGGTCGCCGTCTACTCGGCCTCCAACTTCCCCTTCGCCTTCTCCGTCCCCGGCGGCGACACGGCGAGCGCCCTGGCCGCCGGCTGCCCGGTGGTCGTCAAGGCCCACCCCGACCACCCGGCCCTGTCCGAGCTGGTCGCGGTCGTGCTGCGCCGGGCCGCCGCCGAGCACGGCATCCCCGAGGGCGTCCTCGGCCTCGTCCACGGCTTCGAGGCGGGCGTCGAGCTGGTCAAGCACCCGCTGGTCACGGCCGCCGGGTTCACCGGTTCCGTACGCGGCGGCCGGGCCCTCTTCGACGCGGCGGCGGCGCGGCCGGTGCCGATCCCGTTCCACGGCGAGCTGGGCTCCCTGAACCCGGTCCTCATCACCGAGGCCGCGGCCGCCGAGCGCCCGGAGGCCATCGGCACGGGGCTGGCCGGGTCGATGACCCTCGGCGTCGGCCAGTTCTGCGTGAAGCCGGGCCTGGTGCTGGCGCCTTCGGGCGCGGCGGGCGACCAGCTGCTGAAGTCCCTGACCGACGCGGTCAGCGCCGTCGACGCGGGTGTCCTGCTGGACCACCGGATGCGTGACAACTTCCTCGCCGGGGTCGCCGAGCGGGCCGAGCTGCCCGACGTGGACTCCCCGGTGACCGCCGGCGCGGGTGGCGAGCACACGGTCAGCCCCGGCTTCCTGACGGTCCCGGCCGCCAAGCTGGCGACCGAGGGCGAGCACGACCTGCTGCTGGAGGAGTGCTTCGGCCCGATCACGGTCGTGGCCCGCTACGACGACGAGGACGAGGCCAAGTCGGTCCTGTCCCGGCTGCCGGGCAACCTCACCGCGACGGTCCACCTCTCCGGTGAGGAGGCGGCCGGCGAGGGCCGCGGCCCGGAGATCCTCGCGGAGCTGACCCCGCTGGCGGGCCGTGTCCTGGTGAACGGCTGGCCGACGGGTGTCGCGGTGGCCGCCGCCCAGCACCACGGCGGTCCGTACCCGGCGACGACGTCGACGTCCACGTCGGTCGGCGGGACGGCGATCGAGCGGTGGCTGCGTCCGGTGGCGTACCAGGGGGCGCCGGAGGCGCTGCTTCCGCCGGAGCTGAGGGACGACAACCCGCTGGGGCTGCCGCGGCGGTTCAACGGCAACCTGGAGCGGTAGTCCCGTAACGGAGCGGGTGGGGGCCGGGAGCTGGAAGACTTCCCCAATGGATCTCGAACTCCCCGAACTCCCCTTCCCCCTCCGTACATACGGGCCCGACGGGCACTGGTCGTACGAGGACGGTGTGCTCGCCGGGTGGGCCGGTGCTCGGCAGGACCGGTTCGTGCCGCCCACCGACGAGGGACTCGACCCCGCTTCGGACGCGCCCAGGCTGCTGGGCGCGCCGGAGGGGGACTTCCAGCTGATCGCCCGGGTCACGGTCGGCTTCGCCGCCGGGTTCGACGCGGGGGTGCTCTACGTCCATGTGGGGGAGCGGGCCTGGGCGAAGCTCTGCCTTGAGTACTCGCCGGATGTGCCGACCGTGTGCACGGTGGTCACCCGTGGGCACTCCGACGACGCCAACTCCTTCACGGTGGAGGGCAGTTCGGTGTGGCTGCGGGTGAGCCGCACAGGCCGCGCCTTCGCCTTCCACGCCTCCCGTGACGGCAAGGAGTGGATCTTCGCCCGTCTCTTCACCCTGGGCGGGGAGACGGCGACTTCGGCGGCCCTGATCGGCTTCATGACCCAGTCGCCGGTGGGGGAGGGGTGCGTGGTGACCTTCGACCACATCGAGTACCGCGACGCCTGGCCGGAGGGCTTGAGGGACGGCAGCTGACGGCTGTGGCGGGGAGCTGACGCGGGAGAGCTCGGGTGCTCGGGCGCGTCGGCGGGGGCGAGAACGACACCCCGGAACCACGCCCCCACCCCCACCGTCCTCCCCCGTATGATCGAAAACACCCCACCTCGCGTCTCCGGTGCCCGGGTCATCCGAACCGCCCTCCCCGCCGAGACCGCCCCCGTCACCGCCCTCCATGCCCGGGCCAGAGCGACCTACTACCCCGACGGCACGCCCGAGGACGGCACGGACTGGGCCGCCAACTGGCGCCGGGCCATCGAACGGCCCGACGGCCACGTGCTGTGCGCCGTCGAACACGGCCAGATCATCGCCATCGCCTCCTTCCGCACGGACGAGGGCGCCCCCACCGACACGGTGCACCTCTTCCAGTTCCACGTGGACCCCGACCTGTGGCGCCGAGGCATCGGCAAGGACCTGCACGCCGCCTGCGTCGAGCAGTGGCGCGCCGACGGCAAGCGCAGAGCCACCCTCTCCGTGCACGTGGACAACCGACGCGCCCTGGCCTTCTACACCGCCCACGGCTGGACCCCCGACCCGGACGACCCACCCGCACCGGGCGACCACCACGTCGTCCTGACCTACACCGTCCCCGGGGAATGACCCAGGCTGCTTGAACGTTCATCTACCGAAGAAGCGGAGGGCGTCTCCGTGGCCGTTCGACCTGAAGAGAGCTGAGACATGCGCGTCGAGATCTGGAGCGACATCGCCTGCCCCTGGTGCTACGTGGGCAAGGCCCGCTTCGAGAAGGCGCTCGCGGCCTTCCCGCACCGCGACGGCGTCGAGGTGGTGCACCGCTCCTTCGAGCTCGACCCGAACCGCGCCAAGGGCGACATCGAGCCGGTGCTCACCCTGCTGAGCAAGAAGTACGGGATGAGCGAGGCACAGGCACAGGCCGGCGAGCACAACCTCCGTGAGCAGGCCGCCGCCGAGGGGCTCGCGTACCGCGCCGAGGGCCGCGACCACGGCAGCACCTTCGACATGCACCGTCTGCTCCACTTCGCCAAGGAGCAGGGCAGGCAGAGCGAACTGCTGCAGATCCTCTACCGGGCGAACTTCGCCGAGGAGCGCTCCGTCTACGCCGACGCCGACGCGCGTCTCGTCGAGCTGGCCGTCGAGGCCGGGCTCGACGCCGACGCGGCCCGCAAGGTGCTCGGCGACCCGGACGCCTACGCCGCCGAGGTCCGCGCCGACGAGCGCGAGGCCGCCGAACTGGGCGCGAACGGTGTGCCCTTCTTCGTCCTCGACCGCAAGTACGGCGTCTCCGGCGCCCAGCCCGCCGAGGTCTTCGCCCAGGCCCTGACCCAGGCCTGGGGCGAGCGCCCGCCGCTGAAGCTGATCCAGGCCGAGGACGCCGAAGCCTGCGGTCCCGACGGCTGCGCGGTGCCGCAGCGCTGACGACAGTCTCTGATCCGGCGATCAGCGCGTCTGATCAGGGCAGGTGAGGGCGATGTATAAGCACTGCTTATGCATCATGCGTGAAAATTCGCAATGGACGGGGAGTTCGCCGGGGCCCACAGTTGTCCCATGGAGACCGCCGAGAGGTTCGAGAGCCTTGTCCGAGCCGAGTTCGCCCCGAAGAGCGTCTATCTGAACACCGCGAGCAACGGCCTGCTGCCGGCCCGTACCGTCGCGGCTCTGCAGCAGGCCGCGCTGGTACGGGCCGAGGGCCGGCCCCTGACCGCGCTGCACGCCGACGTGGAGGAGGCCCGCGCCTCCTTCGCCCGGCTGGCCGGCGTCCCGGCCGACCGGGTCGCGGCCGGGGCCTCGGTCGCCGCCCACACCGGCGTCGTCGCGGCCTCGCTGCCCGCGGGCGCCGAGGTCCTCACCGCCGAGGACGACTTCACCTCCGTACTGAACCCCTTCCACGTCCGCGGTGACCTCAAGGTGCGCACGGTGCCCCTGGAGCGGATCGCCGAGTCCGTCCGCCCGGGCACCGCGCTCGTCGCGGTCAGCGCCGCCCAGTCCGCCGACGGCCGCGTCGCCGACCTGCCCGCCCTGCGCGAGGCGGCACGGGACCACGGGGCTCGCACGTACGTCGACTTCTCCCAGGCGGCGGGCTGGCTGCCCATGGAGGCCGACGCCTACGACTTCACCGCCGCGGTCGGCTTCAAATGGCTGATGGGCCCGCACGGCGCGGCCTTCCTCGTCGTACCGGAGGACTTCGGCGGGCTGACGCCGATCCTGGCCGGCTGGGTCGCGGGCGAGAACCCGTGGGACAGCTGCTACGGCCCGGTGGCCGAACTCGCCCACTCCGCCCGGCGGTTCGACCTCACCCACGCCCTGTTCACCTATGCCGGACTGCGCCACTCCCTCGCGCTGATC belongs to Streptomyces graminofaciens and includes:
- a CDS encoding IclR family transcriptional regulator, with amino-acid sequence MSAVETGGGAQVKSAVRTVELLEYFAGRPGMHSLAAVQEAVGYPKSSLYMLLRTLVELGWVETDATGTRYGIGVRALLVGTSYIDGDEVVTLARPTLDRLSDDTTETIHLARLDGTNVVYLATRQSQHYLRPFTRVGRRLPAHSTSLGKALLATHTDEQVRKLLPETLPALTEHTITDREKLIEELRQIREQGFSVDREENTLGLRCFGVAIPYRTPARDAISCSVPVARLTPAHEQLVKDALFDARDRLTLATRRL
- a CDS encoding aldehyde dehydrogenase (NADP(+)), coding for MAAAPVWSVDPRTGKQREQVAVEATAQEVDAAVRAAHAARGALADRTVRAAFLRTAADQLQAAKDQLVEAADAETALGPVRLTGELARTCFQLRAFADIVDEGAFLDVVINHPDDTATPPIPDLRRYKVPLGVVAVYSASNFPFAFSVPGGDTASALAAGCPVVVKAHPDHPALSELVAVVLRRAAAEHGIPEGVLGLVHGFEAGVELVKHPLVTAAGFTGSVRGGRALFDAAAARPVPIPFHGELGSLNPVLITEAAAAERPEAIGTGLAGSMTLGVGQFCVKPGLVLAPSGAAGDQLLKSLTDAVSAVDAGVLLDHRMRDNFLAGVAERAELPDVDSPVTAGAGGEHTVSPGFLTVPAAKLATEGEHDLLLEECFGPITVVARYDDEDEAKSVLSRLPGNLTATVHLSGEEAAGEGRGPEILAELTPLAGRVLVNGWPTGVAVAAAQHHGGPYPATTSTSTSVGGTAIERWLRPVAYQGAPEALLPPELRDDNPLGLPRRFNGNLER
- a CDS encoding DUF1349 domain-containing protein — translated: MDLELPELPFPLRTYGPDGHWSYEDGVLAGWAGARQDRFVPPTDEGLDPASDAPRLLGAPEGDFQLIARVTVGFAAGFDAGVLYVHVGERAWAKLCLEYSPDVPTVCTVVTRGHSDDANSFTVEGSSVWLRVSRTGRAFAFHASRDGKEWIFARLFTLGGETATSAALIGFMTQSPVGEGCVVTFDHIEYRDAWPEGLRDGS
- a CDS encoding GNAT family N-acetyltransferase, translating into MIENTPPRVSGARVIRTALPAETAPVTALHARARATYYPDGTPEDGTDWAANWRRAIERPDGHVLCAVEHGQIIAIASFRTDEGAPTDTVHLFQFHVDPDLWRRGIGKDLHAACVEQWRADGKRRATLSVHVDNRRALAFYTAHGWTPDPDDPPAPGDHHVVLTYTVPGE
- a CDS encoding DsbA family oxidoreductase produces the protein MRVEIWSDIACPWCYVGKARFEKALAAFPHRDGVEVVHRSFELDPNRAKGDIEPVLTLLSKKYGMSEAQAQAGEHNLREQAAAEGLAYRAEGRDHGSTFDMHRLLHFAKEQGRQSELLQILYRANFAEERSVYADADARLVELAVEAGLDADAARKVLGDPDAYAAEVRADEREAAELGANGVPFFVLDRKYGVSGAQPAEVFAQALTQAWGERPPLKLIQAEDAEACGPDGCAVPQR
- a CDS encoding aminotransferase class V-fold PLP-dependent enzyme, with protein sequence METAERFESLVRAEFAPKSVYLNTASNGLLPARTVAALQQAALVRAEGRPLTALHADVEEARASFARLAGVPADRVAAGASVAAHTGVVAASLPAGAEVLTAEDDFTSVLNPFHVRGDLKVRTVPLERIAESVRPGTALVAVSAAQSADGRVADLPALREAARDHGARTYVDFSQAAGWLPMEADAYDFTAAVGFKWLMGPHGAAFLVVPEDFGGLTPILAGWVAGENPWDSCYGPVAELAHSARRFDLTHALFTYAGLRHSLALIEELGVDAVHAHDLALADRFRAGLARLGHAPVPAPGSAIVSVPGLGVRQPGLSAAGIEVSNRAGNLRAAFHLYNTAADVDRLLDVLSG